A single genomic interval of Lacrimispora sphenoides JCM 1415 harbors:
- a CDS encoding DUF1456 family protein: MDNNDILIRLRYAMDIKDSDMIEIFKLGGITITKEGVRRLLAKPQADLSDSGAQKAIVDKNRDICNDFTLESFLNGYIIFKRGKQETKPGEPEKQLFMVKDHRSVNNVLLKKIKIALSLTGDDMLDIFKSVGINLSNGELSALLRREGQRNYKECQDRYVRNFLKGLAIRYR, encoded by the coding sequence GTGGATAACAACGATATTTTAATAAGATTGCGGTATGCGATGGATATTAAAGATTCTGATATGATTGAAATATTCAAACTGGGCGGAATCACTATTACAAAAGAAGGGGTCCGAAGACTTCTTGCAAAGCCTCAAGCCGATTTAAGTGATTCCGGAGCGCAAAAGGCTATTGTTGATAAAAACAGGGACATCTGCAATGATTTTACGCTGGAGTCCTTTTTAAACGGTTACATTATTTTTAAACGGGGAAAGCAGGAAACAAAACCGGGAGAGCCGGAAAAACAACTGTTCATGGTGAAGGATCACCGGTCAGTCAATAATGTCCTGCTAAAGAAAATTAAAATTGCCTTATCCCTTACCGGTGATGACATGCTTGATATTTTTAAGTCTGTAGGAATCAATCTGTCCAACGGTGAATTAAGTGCACTTTTGCGAAGGGAAGGGCAGCGCAATTATAAGGAATGCCAGGACCGGTATGTCAGAAATTTCTTAAAGGGCCTTGCAATCAGATACAGATAG
- a CDS encoding N-acetylmuramoyl-L-alanine amidase family protein: MAIKIFIDQGHNPSGFFNSGAEANGLSESEINFQVGIYLQNLLNSDPRFEARVSRPEPNTVLGTNNTTSLAQRVAMANDWPADYFISIHCNVNPNPAINGTEVYIYQFYTQSQWLAEHVMEGINQVAGTANNGIRENPALYVLRNTNMPSNLVELGYLSNLSDANKLRDDQYGFAYGIFLGLMRYFGFA, from the coding sequence TTTTTTAACAGTGGGGCGGAGGCCAATGGTTTAAGCGAGTCTGAAATTAATTTTCAGGTTGGAATTTATCTGCAAAATTTGCTAAACAGTGACCCAAGGTTTGAGGCGCGCGTATCAAGGCCGGAACCCAATACCGTATTAGGAACCAATAATACTACCAGTTTGGCGCAGAGAGTAGCTATGGCAAATGATTGGCCGGCCGACTATTTTATCAGCATACATTGTAATGTGAATCCGAATCCTGCAATTAATGGTACGGAAGTATATATTTATCAGTTCTATACCCAGTCTCAGTGGCTGGCAGAACATGTTATGGAAGGTATAAACCAGGTAGCAGGAACGGCAAACAACGGAATCAGGGAAAATCCGGCTCTGTATGTATTAAGAAACACAAACATGCCATCAAACCTTGTTGAACTGGGGTATTTAAGCAACTTGTCGGATGCCAATAAGCTGCGCGATGATCAGTATGGATTTGCTTATGGCATTTTCTTAGGTCTTATGAGGTATTTTGGTTTTGCATAA
- a CDS encoding RNHCP domain-containing protein has protein sequence MKKRILNTAFVCQNCKREVLPIQNGSYRNHCPFCLFSLHVDGEVPGDRKNSCKGLMEPTGIRYHTKKGFQLIHRCTRCGTYRHNVICEGNCQPDNRELIQELMYLIT, from the coding sequence ATGAAGAAAAGAATATTGAATACGGCATTCGTCTGTCAAAATTGTAAAAGAGAGGTGCTGCCTATTCAAAACGGCAGCTACAGAAACCATTGCCCCTTTTGCCTGTTTTCTCTCCATGTAGATGGTGAAGTCCCTGGTGACAGAAAAAACAGCTGCAAGGGGCTTATGGAACCGACAGGGATCCGATATCATACGAAAAAGGGATTTCAATTGATCCACCGGTGTACCAGGTGCGGGACATACAGGCACAATGTCATTTGTGAAGGTAATTGCCAGCCAGATAATAGAGAATTAATTCAGGAACTTATGTATCTGATTACATAG
- a CDS encoding aromatic acid exporter family protein yields MEKEKIIKSIKIAAAAVLAITIAAELGLKYSATAGIITVLSIQNTKRETIKSARNRTFAFVCALILAAASFRLLGFTLFAFAWYLLLFALLCLYAGWGEAIAMDSVLITHFLSERSMSAPLIGNEIALFLIGTTVGVLVNMHLRKKEKVFQKLADDVDSQIKGILSRMSHWLMEEDKSGYNPDCLIQLKESLDLARTCALNNYNNALWKKDSYEVDYIQMRQQQSMVLQEIYENIKSITCLPRQAKQVALLFEGIEQGYHRENTAEGLLNNLDLLFQDLKSHELPSNREEFEARAILFYILKQTKKLLMIKREFILTHRR; encoded by the coding sequence ATGGAAAAGGAAAAGATCATTAAAAGCATAAAAATTGCAGCTGCCGCTGTGTTGGCAATTACCATTGCGGCTGAGCTTGGTTTAAAATATTCTGCTACGGCCGGCATCATCACGGTGCTCAGCATCCAGAATACAAAGAGAGAAACCATTAAAAGCGCCAGAAACCGGACGTTTGCTTTTGTGTGCGCGTTAATACTCGCTGCCGCTTCCTTCCGTCTTTTGGGTTTCACTCTTTTTGCATTTGCCTGGTACCTTTTATTATTCGCCCTGCTTTGCCTGTATGCAGGCTGGGGAGAAGCAATTGCCATGGATTCCGTCCTCATCACTCATTTTCTGTCCGAGCGGTCTATGTCTGCGCCTCTCATAGGAAATGAGATTGCTCTGTTCCTGATCGGCACTACGGTTGGGGTTCTGGTTAATATGCATCTACGGAAAAAGGAAAAAGTATTTCAGAAACTGGCAGACGATGTGGATTCACAGATAAAGGGGATCTTAAGCCGCATGTCCCACTGGCTGATGGAGGAAGATAAAAGCGGATATAACCCGGATTGTCTGATACAGCTTAAGGAAAGCCTGGACCTGGCAAGAACATGCGCGCTTAATAATTACAACAATGCCCTTTGGAAAAAGGATTCTTATGAAGTGGATTATATCCAGATGCGCCAGCAGCAAAGCATGGTGCTTCAGGAAATCTATGAAAATATTAAAAGCATCACCTGCCTGCCCAGACAGGCAAAACAGGTGGCACTGCTTTTTGAAGGAATTGAACAGGGGTATCACAGAGAAAATACGGCAGAAGGTCTATTAAATAATTTGGACCTTTTGTTTCAGGATTTAAAAAGCCATGAGCTTCCTTCCAACCGGGAAGAATTTGAGGCCAGGGCAATCCTGTTCTATATTTTAAAACAGACAAAAAAACTGCTGATGATAAAGAGGGAATTCATTCTGACCCACCGCAGATAA